A portion of the Oxynema aestuarii AP17 genome contains these proteins:
- a CDS encoding DUF2854 domain-containing protein, with protein sequence MLRNLSLALLALGVGGVLTVVGFVAYFNDNATLNLAGFFYGIPVLLGGLALKAAELEPTPLTQASSEETIALRERQATPIQNQIRKDVSRYRYGQKVHLEDALERLGLSPNDEVCPVLEGIREEAIEGNYALILEFDSPNLALETWQEKQEKIEKFFGPGVRSRLSEVRKGRIEVALIAIADDAA encoded by the coding sequence ATGTTACGCAATCTTTCTTTAGCGCTGTTGGCGTTGGGTGTCGGTGGCGTTTTAACCGTCGTCGGTTTTGTGGCGTATTTCAATGACAATGCCACGTTGAATTTAGCGGGGTTTTTCTATGGAATTCCGGTGTTACTGGGTGGGTTGGCTCTGAAGGCGGCGGAATTGGAACCGACGCCGTTGACTCAAGCGAGTTCTGAGGAAACGATCGCCTTACGGGAACGACAAGCGACGCCGATTCAAAATCAAATTCGCAAGGATGTCAGCCGTTATCGGTACGGTCAGAAGGTTCATCTCGAAGATGCGCTCGAACGGTTGGGGTTGAGTCCGAACGACGAAGTTTGTCCGGTTCTGGAGGGAATTCGGGAAGAGGCGATCGAGGGGAATTATGCACTCATTTTAGAGTTTGATTCGCCCAATTTGGCCTTAGAAACGTGGCAGGAAAAGCAGGAAAAAATCGAAAAGTTTTTCGGTCCGGGGGTGCGATCGCGCCTCAGTGAAGTCCGCAAAGGTCGAATTGAGGTGGCTTTAATTGCGATCGCCGACGACGCGGCTTAA
- a CDS encoding chlororespiratory reduction protein 7, which produces MGGNSNIPGDMGFKDGETGDASSACLGVKHLSNVPMGRAVKIGRSPLRVILPTSIDAICTLSHFSLSAPDEPPQKYPSEFTQILGNPYIREILRDRPEGSYPLQSRSICLNPRSQTMPDSIMYQEEEHYVVLEADRPEEFLSAPELLAKLSAILERRQDDLPRELQRFSTVAEQARYLLENHCEFDVAPGHFLQWYVVRLEK; this is translated from the coding sequence GTGGGGGGTAACTCAAACATTCCGGGCGACATGGGTTTTAAGGATGGAGAAACAGGGGATGCAAGCAGCGCTTGTCTCGGCGTCAAACACCTCAGCAACGTACCGATGGGTAGAGCCGTCAAAATCGGGCGATCGCCCTTACGGGTGATCTTACCGACGAGCATTGATGCGATCTGCACTCTCTCCCACTTTAGCTTGAGTGCGCCGGACGAACCTCCCCAAAAATACCCATCCGAGTTTACGCAGATCCTCGGTAATCCCTACATTCGAGAGATTCTGCGCGATCGCCCCGAGGGCTCTTATCCTTTACAATCGCGATCGATCTGTCTAAACCCAAGGAGTCAAACGATGCCCGATTCGATTATGTATCAAGAAGAAGAACACTATGTCGTTCTCGAAGCCGATCGCCCGGAAGAATTTCTTAGCGCCCCGGAACTTTTAGCAAAATTGTCCGCTATTTTAGAGCGCCGTCAAGATGATTTACCCCGAGAACTTCAGAGGTTTTCAACCGTAGCAGAACAAGCTCGCTATTTACTCGAAAATCATTGCGAATTTGATGTCGCCCCCGGTCATTTTCTCCAGTGGTATGTGGTGCGTTTGGAAAAATAG
- a CDS encoding PAS domain S-box protein — MILGHWPALLTAMLKGSRFAIAQIGSDTGQWASIGLHEGSEIVVGLAYLAIAVLLIDFVRRRQDLPYKRMVLCLGTFIISQAIVHFIEAWNLWYSIDWISGLIKGGAATIAVATVGTIAFFKAKALDFPSPGELEASNRELEKEIRERQRIEQELRQSESLFRTLFEEAALGIAIASVEGILSKTNPALQQMLGFSESELEGISFAKFTYEEDIERERELVGQLLQGARKSYQIEKRYVRKTGEIIPVRLIVSNIKNHEGIPECVIGTVEEITERKKAEAEIEKLTTELENRVRERTAQLEIANAELKREIGDRQHVETALRESEQLYRTFTRNFPEGAVVLFDRDLRYLLVDGQGLETVGLSKEQMEGKTIWEVFPRETCEAVVDDYCKALGGETITNEIEYTDRIYLTRTLPVRDEHGSIFAGMVLTQDITQRKRMEAEKNQLIMSLEEREAHLRAIVEGTGIGIVLGNLEDGRILQSNPAFQEMLGYSETELANMGYEEFTHPEDLELEKPLFAEIGAGTRDRYQLEKRYICKDGEIIWCNLTVSIVRDAQGQPHLAIATVEDITERRHAQQALRESERRYQNLSEASPVCIFRTDAEGNCLYVNQRWQDITGLSLEDALREGWAKSLHPDDRDRVFRDWFESVAKNEPFKSEYRFLRADGSISWVIGQAIAEIDANGEIEGYVGTITDISDRKSMEQALAQSEEKYRSVVNTIEETIFQTDAGGCWTFLNPAWSASLGFSVEESLGISCVDYLHPDDRPIAIAHLEALNLGEKDTCQAELRYLTKDGNVRWFQVFAQAMRDENGQMNGTSGTLNDITERKQAEAEKLHLIESLQESEAAIRALYTVTASADLDFDARLTQLLEMGCRRFDAEIGLVGCVDAGEFGNQGEGSRIASGERLTNVYYEVIAAWVTPESPIRPVKGDAFNLELTYCSSTIYAAEPNIIESAADCEWGEHPACRLRGWQAYAGMRILVGGRVYGTLSFVSRHPRTQKFRAVDRELLRLMAQWVGSEIERNSAESALQRQLKRSVLLGQITREIRQSLDAEQIFQIAVTQIGRTFGVNRCLLHTYVEQPQPTMPLVAQYLEPEYSSLLGTEVPVTDNAHAQKVLGGDRAIAATDVYSEPLFKGFEPLLEQLQVKSMLSVRTSYKNEPNGLIGLHQCDRFRRWTGEEIDLLEAVAEQIGIALAQADLLEQETRAREQVAAQNIALEEARRAAEAANRAKSEFLANMSHEIRTPMNAVIGMTGLLLDMDLTHDQRDFVETIRTSGDALLTIVNDILDFSKIESGKLKLERHPFNVRICIEECLDLLASQGIEKGLELAYHVDPEVPVGILGDVTRLRQILVNLLGNAIKFTDRGEVVVSVGVGACDRGLSEEVSPIYELEFSVRDTGIGIPTNRLDRLFQSFSQVDSSIDRKYGGTGLGLAISKRLCEMMGGRMWVESEEGVGSTFSFTIAVPEATDVDPAIDVGKAPKLEGKRLLIVDDNATNRKILTLQGRSWGMVTQAVSSGFEALALFSNADNNDFDLAILDMQMPEMDGLALASAIRTHEKGRQLPLVMLTSIGKQAKDFKTSELGFAAFLNKPIKQSQLYEVLVRIFSRISIPAKPRSSPPPTASTPIENNLRILLAEDNVVNQKVALRILQRLGYRADVAANGVEVLQALERQSYDVVLMDVQMPEMDGLEATRRICEQWGQRKDVSPVGRPWIVAMTANAMQGDRELCLNAGMDDYLSKPIRIEALSAVLGRCEMAIAQNGAQTTPQTVLATTTEPPQTMETNDTPTLEPALDPKGLSNLKELVGEDDPEGLIDAIDSYLKDLPQRLTDVGTAIASADIPRLQLAAHTIKSTSATFGAQTLAQIGKDLESIARHCVEAGVALPETVSEFEPRLRAEWERVKEALLEERSS, encoded by the coding sequence ATGATTCTAGGACATTGGCCCGCGTTACTGACGGCGATGCTCAAAGGGAGCCGCTTCGCGATCGCCCAGATAGGAAGCGACACCGGACAATGGGCTTCTATTGGGTTACACGAAGGGTCGGAAATCGTCGTGGGGTTAGCTTATTTGGCGATCGCCGTCCTGTTAATTGACTTCGTGCGCCGACGGCAAGACTTACCTTACAAGCGGATGGTTTTATGTTTGGGAACCTTTATCATTTCTCAAGCGATCGTCCACTTTATCGAGGCATGGAATTTATGGTATTCGATCGATTGGATTTCCGGGTTAATTAAAGGAGGAGCCGCCACGATCGCCGTCGCCACCGTAGGAACGATCGCCTTTTTCAAAGCGAAAGCCCTCGACTTTCCGAGTCCCGGCGAACTCGAAGCGAGCAATCGGGAATTAGAAAAAGAGATCCGAGAGCGCCAACGGATCGAACAAGAATTGAGACAGAGCGAATCATTATTTCGGACCCTCTTTGAAGAAGCCGCCTTGGGGATAGCGATCGCCAGTGTCGAAGGAATTCTCAGCAAAACGAACCCCGCCTTACAACAAATGCTTGGGTTTAGCGAAAGCGAATTAGAAGGAATTTCGTTTGCAAAATTCACTTACGAAGAAGATATAGAACGAGAACGAGAACTCGTCGGTCAACTGTTGCAAGGAGCGCGCAAAAGCTATCAGATCGAGAAACGCTACGTTCGTAAAACCGGAGAAATTATTCCCGTTCGTCTGATTGTTTCCAACATCAAAAATCACGAAGGGATTCCGGAGTGCGTTATCGGTACGGTCGAAGAAATTACCGAACGTAAAAAAGCCGAAGCCGAAATCGAAAAACTCACCACCGAGTTAGAAAATCGGGTCCGCGAACGCACCGCCCAACTCGAAATCGCCAACGCCGAACTCAAGCGAGAAATTGGCGATCGCCAGCACGTCGAAACCGCCTTGCGCGAAAGCGAACAACTGTATCGTACCTTTACCCGCAATTTTCCCGAAGGGGCCGTAGTCTTGTTCGATCGCGATTTGCGCTACCTGCTCGTGGACGGACAAGGTTTAGAAACCGTGGGTCTGTCGAAAGAGCAAATGGAGGGCAAAACGATTTGGGAAGTCTTCCCCCGGGAAACCTGCGAGGCGGTGGTCGATGATTACTGCAAAGCCCTTGGCGGAGAAACAATTACCAACGAAATCGAATATACCGATCGCATTTACCTGACCCGAACCTTACCCGTGCGCGACGAACACGGCAGTATCTTCGCGGGAATGGTGCTGACCCAAGATATCACCCAACGCAAACGAATGGAAGCAGAAAAAAACCAGTTAATCATGTCTTTGGAAGAACGCGAAGCCCACTTGCGGGCGATCGTCGAAGGAACCGGAATCGGCATCGTCTTGGGTAACTTGGAAGACGGGCGGATTTTGCAATCGAATCCGGCGTTTCAAGAAATGCTCGGCTACAGCGAAACCGAACTCGCCAACATGGGCTATGAAGAGTTTACCCATCCCGAAGATCTCGAACTCGAAAAACCGTTATTTGCCGAGATCGGCGCCGGAACCCGCGATCGCTACCAACTGGAAAAACGCTATATCTGTAAAGACGGCGAGATAATTTGGTGCAACCTGACCGTTTCGATCGTGCGCGACGCCCAAGGACAGCCGCATCTGGCGATCGCCACCGTCGAAGATATTACCGAACGCCGCCACGCCCAACAAGCCCTACGGGAAAGCGAACGGCGCTATCAAAACCTCAGCGAAGCCTCGCCCGTGTGTATCTTCCGCACCGACGCCGAGGGTAACTGTCTTTATGTCAACCAACGCTGGCAAGACATTACCGGATTGAGTTTAGAAGACGCACTAAGGGAAGGATGGGCAAAATCCTTGCATCCGGACGATCGCGATCGCGTTTTCCGAGACTGGTTCGAGTCCGTCGCCAAAAACGAGCCGTTCAAGAGCGAATATCGGTTTTTACGCGCCGATGGGAGCATCAGTTGGGTCATCGGACAGGCGATCGCCGAAATCGACGCCAACGGCGAGATCGAAGGCTATGTCGGTACGATTACCGACATCAGCGATCGCAAATCGATGGAACAAGCACTCGCTCAAAGCGAAGAAAAATATCGCTCCGTCGTCAACACCATCGAAGAAACAATCTTTCAAACCGACGCGGGCGGATGTTGGACCTTTCTCAATCCCGCTTGGTCCGCCAGTCTCGGCTTCAGTGTTGAGGAAAGTCTGGGTATATCCTGCGTCGATTACTTGCATCCCGACGATCGCCCGATCGCGATCGCCCATTTAGAAGCCCTCAACCTCGGCGAAAAAGACACCTGTCAAGCCGAATTGCGCTACCTGACCAAAGACGGTAACGTGCGCTGGTTCCAGGTATTCGCCCAGGCGATGCGCGACGAGAACGGGCAAATGAACGGCACCAGTGGCACCCTCAACGACATCACCGAACGCAAACAAGCCGAAGCGGAAAAACTGCACCTGATCGAGTCCCTGCAAGAAAGCGAAGCCGCCATTCGCGCCCTCTACACCGTGACCGCTTCTGCCGATCTCGATTTTGACGCGCGACTGACCCAACTGCTAGAAATGGGGTGCCGTCGGTTTGACGCGGAAATCGGCTTAGTGGGCTGTGTAGACGCCGGGGAATTCGGGAATCAAGGAGAAGGGAGCCGGATCGCCTCGGGCGAACGCCTTACCAACGTCTATTACGAAGTCATCGCCGCCTGGGTCACCCCAGAAAGCCCGATCCGCCCGGTCAAAGGGGACGCCTTCAACTTAGAGCTGACCTATTGCAGCAGCACTATTTATGCTGCCGAACCGAACATTATCGAATCCGCCGCCGATTGCGAATGGGGGGAACACCCCGCCTGTCGCCTGCGCGGTTGGCAAGCTTACGCGGGAATGCGAATCCTCGTCGGCGGCAGAGTATACGGTACCTTGAGCTTCGTCAGCCGTCATCCCCGAACCCAGAAATTCCGAGCGGTCGATCGCGAATTGCTGCGCTTGATGGCCCAGTGGGTAGGCAGCGAAATCGAACGCAACAGCGCCGAAAGCGCCCTCCAGCGCCAGTTGAAACGCAGCGTCTTACTCGGTCAAATTACCCGAGAAATTCGCCAAAGTCTCGACGCCGAGCAGATCTTTCAAATTGCGGTCACCCAAATCGGTCGAACCTTCGGCGTCAATCGTTGTCTCCTTCATACCTATGTCGAGCAACCGCAACCGACGATGCCCTTAGTGGCGCAATATTTGGAACCGGAATACAGCTCGTTACTCGGCACCGAAGTTCCGGTCACCGACAACGCTCACGCTCAAAAAGTGTTGGGCGGCGATCGCGCGATCGCCGCCACCGACGTTTACAGCGAACCCCTATTTAAAGGATTTGAGCCGTTATTAGAGCAACTGCAGGTCAAATCGATGCTCTCGGTGCGAACCTCCTATAAAAACGAACCCAACGGTCTGATCGGCTTGCACCAGTGCGATCGCTTCCGACGCTGGACCGGGGAAGAAATCGACCTCCTCGAAGCCGTCGCCGAACAAATCGGGATCGCCTTAGCTCAAGCCGACCTGCTCGAACAAGAAACCCGCGCCCGCGAGCAAGTCGCCGCCCAAAATATTGCCTTAGAAGAAGCCCGACGCGCCGCCGAAGCCGCCAATCGCGCCAAGAGCGAATTTCTCGCCAATATGAGCCACGAAATCCGCACGCCGATGAATGCGGTAATCGGGATGACGGGCTTGTTATTGGATATGGACTTGACCCACGACCAGCGCGATTTCGTCGAAACCATCCGCACCAGTGGGGATGCGCTGCTGACGATCGTCAACGACATCCTCGACTTTTCTAAAATCGAATCGGGCAAACTCAAACTGGAACGACATCCGTTTAATGTGCGAATTTGCATCGAGGAATGTCTCGATTTACTGGCATCTCAAGGGATAGAAAAAGGGTTGGAGCTCGCTTACCACGTCGATCCCGAGGTTCCCGTCGGCATCCTCGGCGACGTGACCCGCCTGCGCCAAATTCTGGTCAACTTACTCGGTAATGCGATTAAATTTACCGATCGCGGCGAAGTGGTCGTCTCGGTTGGCGTGGGGGCGTGCGATCGCGGGTTGTCTGAAGAAGTCAGCCCGATTTACGAACTCGAATTTTCCGTGCGCGATACCGGGATCGGCATTCCCACAAACCGTCTCGATCGCCTGTTCCAGTCCTTCTCCCAGGTGGATTCGTCGATCGACCGTAAATATGGCGGCACCGGATTGGGTTTGGCGATTAGCAAGCGCTTGTGCGAGATGATGGGCGGCAGGATGTGGGTCGAAAGTGAAGAAGGGGTCGGCTCGACGTTCTCGTTTACGATCGCCGTTCCCGAAGCGACCGACGTCGATCCGGCGATCGACGTTGGAAAAGCCCCGAAATTGGAAGGCAAACGCTTGTTAATCGTGGACGACAATGCCACCAATCGCAAGATTTTAACCTTACAAGGCCGTTCTTGGGGGATGGTAACCCAGGCGGTGTCCTCCGGCTTCGAGGCGCTGGCGTTGTTTTCTAACGCGGACAACAACGATTTCGATCTGGCGATTCTCGACATGCAAATGCCGGAAATGGACGGACTCGCCCTCGCCAGTGCCATCCGCACTCACGAGAAAGGACGGCAACTGCCCTTGGTCATGCTCACTTCGATCGGCAAACAAGCGAAAGATTTTAAAACCTCCGAACTCGGTTTTGCGGCATTTCTCAACAAGCCGATCAAACAATCCCAGCTCTACGAGGTTTTAGTACGGATTTTTTCGAGGATTTCGATTCCCGCCAAGCCTCGCAGTTCCCCTCCTCCCACCGCATCCACCCCCATCGAGAACAATTTACGCATTCTCTTGGCGGAAGATAATGTCGTCAATCAGAAAGTGGCCTTGCGGATTTTGCAGCGCCTCGGGTATCGCGCCGACGTGGCGGCGAATGGGGTGGAAGTGCTGCAAGCCTTGGAGCGTCAGAGTTACGACGTGGTGCTGATGGACGTGCAGATGCCGGAAATGGACGGTCTGGAAGCGACCCGGCGCATTTGCGAGCAGTGGGGCCAACGCAAGGATGTTTCTCCGGTGGGACGACCGTGGATCGTGGCGATGACGGCGAATGCGATGCAAGGCGATCGCGAGTTGTGTTTGAATGCGGGGATGGACGATTATTTGAGCAAGCCGATCCGGATCGAGGCGTTGAGTGCGGTGCTGGGTCGATGCGAGATGGCGATCGCGCAAAACGGCGCGCAAACCACGCCGCAAACTGTGCTAGCAACGACGACGGAACCCCCCCAAACGATGGAAACGAATGACACTCCAACCCTCGAACCCGCTCTCGATCCTAAAGGATTGAGTAATTTGAAAGAACTGGTCGGAGAAGACGACCCCGAAGGGCTGATCGATGCGATCGACAGTTATCTCAAAGATCTGCCCCAACGGTTGACGGATGTGGGGACGGCGATCGCCTCTGCCGATATCCCCCGACTACAGTTAGCCGCTCATACGATTAAGTCTACCAGTGCCACCTTCGGCGCTCAAACCTTAGCTCAGATCGGTAAAGATTTAGAAAGCATCGCCCGCCATTGTGTCGAGGCGGGGGTTGCCCTCCCCGAGACCGTTTCGGAGTTCGAGCCTCGCTTGCGCGCCGAATGGGAACGGGTTAAAGAGGCTCTATTGGAGGAAAGAAGCTCGTAA
- the ppk1 gene encoding polyphosphate kinase 1 — protein MTKTKKNKEATTGDELNLRDPQYYFNRELSWVEFNYRVLHEALDSRTPLLERLKFLAIFSSNLDEFFMVRVAGLKQQVEAKVSSLTPDGRTPQQQLDDISDLLHPMVAEQHRHFEQEIRPLLVEHGIHILDYMDLNQEQRTYLQHYFEEQIFPVLTPLAVDPGHPFPYISNLSLNLAVVIKDPETDEELFARVKVPKVLPRFVAIPEQQCDPPDSFGVASRTESPRDRNATGNSSNKQKQWHWVALEQVIAHNLEALFPGMNILEYHPFRITRNASLEVEEDEADDLLLAIEQELRKRRFGGSVVRMEIQSDMPEPVREMVAREMSLDNKDIYEVEGLLNLRDLMGFMDLPLPDLKDPPWSAVIPPRFRRLGEVEIDPSQRDGEEAEDIFGLIRQRDLLLHHPYQSFAATVQRFITQAAYDPAVLAIKMTLYRTSGDSPIVNALIAAAENGKQVAVLVELKARFDEENNILWARKLEKVGVHVVYGLVGLKTHTKIAMVVRREDEGIRRYVHIGTGNYNPKTAKLYTDLGLLTCREDLGADLTDLFNFLTGYSRQRSYRKLLVAPVNMRDRMSSLIQREIEHSRNGYGGRIVAKMNSLVDPKIIALLYEASQAGVQIDLVVRGICCLRPGVPGISDNIRIVSIVGRFLEHSRIFYFHNCGEEEVFIGSADWMPRNLNRRVEAITPVEDPDLAKDLQEILGILLADNRQAWDLQPDGSYVQRRSPNGTDEQSSQRILMEMALQ, from the coding sequence ATGACCAAAACCAAAAAGAATAAAGAAGCAACGACGGGCGACGAGTTGAATTTGCGAGATCCGCAATATTACTTCAACCGGGAACTGAGTTGGGTTGAATTTAACTACCGCGTCCTCCACGAAGCCCTCGATTCGCGCACGCCTTTACTCGAACGGCTCAAATTCTTAGCAATTTTTAGCTCCAACCTCGACGAATTCTTCATGGTCCGCGTCGCCGGACTCAAACAGCAAGTCGAAGCCAAAGTCTCTTCCCTGACCCCGGACGGACGCACTCCCCAACAACAACTCGACGATATCAGCGATCTCCTCCATCCGATGGTCGCCGAACAACACCGACATTTCGAGCAAGAGATCCGCCCGTTACTCGTGGAACACGGCATCCACATCCTCGACTACATGGATCTCAACCAAGAACAGCGCACCTACCTGCAACATTATTTTGAAGAGCAAATCTTCCCGGTCCTCACCCCCCTCGCCGTCGATCCGGGCCATCCTTTCCCCTATATCTCCAATCTCAGCCTCAATTTAGCCGTGGTCATCAAAGACCCGGAAACCGACGAAGAACTGTTCGCCCGGGTCAAGGTCCCGAAAGTGCTGCCCCGTTTCGTCGCCATTCCCGAACAACAATGCGATCCTCCTGACTCTTTTGGAGTCGCTTCGCGAACGGAGTCGCCTCGCGATCGCAACGCCACGGGCAATTCCTCGAACAAACAAAAACAGTGGCACTGGGTCGCTTTGGAACAAGTGATCGCCCACAACCTCGAAGCCCTGTTTCCGGGCATGAATATTCTCGAATACCATCCCTTCCGCATTACCCGCAACGCTTCCCTAGAGGTCGAAGAAGATGAAGCGGACGATCTCTTACTGGCGATCGAACAAGAACTGCGCAAACGCCGTTTTGGCGGTTCGGTCGTGCGCATGGAAATCCAGTCCGATATGCCCGAACCCGTGCGCGAAATGGTCGCCCGGGAAATGTCCCTCGACAATAAGGATATTTACGAAGTCGAAGGACTCCTCAACTTGCGAGACTTGATGGGGTTTATGGATTTACCCCTTCCCGACCTCAAAGATCCCCCCTGGTCTGCGGTGATCCCCCCGCGTTTCCGCCGCCTGGGAGAGGTCGAAATCGACCCGTCCCAACGCGACGGCGAAGAAGCGGAAGATATTTTTGGGTTGATCCGCCAACGGGATTTACTCCTCCACCATCCCTATCAGTCGTTCGCCGCCACGGTGCAGCGTTTTATCACCCAAGCGGCTTACGATCCGGCGGTTTTGGCGATTAAAATGACTCTTTATCGCACTTCGGGAGATTCGCCGATCGTCAATGCTTTGATTGCCGCCGCCGAAAATGGCAAGCAAGTGGCGGTGTTGGTCGAACTCAAAGCCCGTTTCGACGAGGAAAATAATATCCTCTGGGCCCGTAAGTTAGAAAAAGTCGGCGTTCACGTGGTTTACGGGTTGGTCGGACTCAAAACTCATACCAAAATCGCGATGGTGGTGCGCCGGGAAGATGAAGGGATCCGCCGTTACGTCCATATCGGGACGGGCAATTACAACCCGAAAACGGCGAAGTTGTACACGGATTTGGGTTTGTTGACCTGTCGTGAAGATTTGGGCGCGGATCTGACCGATTTGTTCAATTTCTTGACGGGATATTCTCGCCAGCGTTCTTATCGTAAGTTGTTGGTGGCTCCGGTGAATATGCGCGATCGCATGAGTTCGCTGATTCAACGGGAAATCGAACATTCCCGCAATGGCTATGGCGGTCGCATCGTCGCCAAAATGAATTCTTTGGTCGATCCGAAGATTATCGCTTTGCTTTACGAAGCGTCTCAAGCGGGGGTGCAAATCGATTTAGTGGTGCGCGGCATTTGCTGTTTGCGACCGGGAGTTCCCGGTATCAGCGACAATATCCGCATTGTCAGTATTGTCGGGCGTTTTTTGGAACATTCGCGCATTTTCTATTTCCACAATTGCGGCGAGGAAGAGGTGTTTATCGGCAGTGCGGATTGGATGCCTCGCAATCTCAACCGCCGCGTGGAAGCGATTACTCCGGTGGAAGACCCGGATTTGGCTAAGGATTTACAAGAAATTCTCGGGATCTTGCTCGCGGATAACCGCCAAGCCTGGGATTTACAGCCGGATGGGTCTTACGTGCAACGGCGATCGCCCAATGGCACTGACGAGCAAAGTTCTCAGAGAATTCTGATGGAGATGGCGTTACAGTAG
- a CDS encoding L-dopachrome tautomerase-related protein translates to MRHLFASISIICFASQPVLAQVRSPLEVVAEMEIAPGNITVTPDGAIVTSLHQLFDPAQAVVEVRESGELLPFPDRAWNDRTSGESAMLDTVLGIQADPQGRVWMLDNGMRGQLTPKLVAWDTRGDRLDRVIYLPPPVTVDGSFVNDLAVDLTHNYIYIADPAPGDRAALIVVDLSTGVSRRVLQGDRSVVAEDVQLAIDGVPLTQTRPDGTVVSPRVGVNPIALDGADEWLYFGPMHGTSLYRVRTSDLRDRTLADAELSARVERYSDKPICDGISIDREGNIYITDLAAKAIGVITGDRRYQLLITSDRLSWPDAFSFGPDGYLYAIANQLQHAPAFNAGDDRSRSPFYIFRLKPLAPGIVGR, encoded by the coding sequence ATGCGTCACCTCTTCGCCAGCATCAGTATCATTTGTTTCGCCAGCCAACCCGTTCTCGCTCAAGTGAGATCGCCCTTAGAAGTGGTCGCCGAAATGGAGATCGCGCCGGGAAATATTACGGTGACGCCGGATGGGGCGATCGTCACTAGTTTGCACCAACTGTTCGACCCCGCACAAGCGGTGGTAGAAGTGCGAGAATCCGGGGAGCTGCTGCCGTTTCCCGATCGCGCCTGGAACGATCGCACTTCCGGCGAAAGCGCGATGCTCGATACGGTTTTAGGCATTCAAGCGGATCCCCAAGGTCGGGTCTGGATGCTCGACAATGGCATGAGAGGGCAGCTAACGCCGAAGTTGGTGGCTTGGGATACGCGCGGCGATCGCCTCGACCGCGTCATTTACCTGCCCCCTCCGGTCACGGTTGACGGCTCGTTTGTCAACGATTTGGCGGTAGACTTAACTCACAATTATATTTACATTGCCGATCCGGCACCCGGCGATCGCGCCGCGTTAATTGTGGTAGATCTGAGTACTGGGGTTTCTCGGCGCGTCCTCCAGGGCGATCGCTCGGTAGTGGCGGAAGATGTCCAATTGGCGATCGATGGCGTTCCCCTGACCCAAACGCGCCCGGATGGAACCGTCGTCAGTCCTCGGGTCGGCGTCAATCCGATCGCCCTCGATGGGGCGGACGAGTGGCTGTATTTCGGCCCGATGCACGGCACTAGTTTATATCGAGTGCGAACTTCGGATTTGCGCGATCGCACCCTCGCCGATGCCGAATTGTCCGCCCGCGTCGAACGCTACAGCGACAAACCGATTTGCGATGGGATCTCGATCGATCGCGAGGGCAACATCTACATTACCGATTTGGCGGCTAAGGCGATCGGTGTCATTACGGGCGATCGTCGCTATCAACTCCTCATCACCTCCGATCGCCTCTCCTGGCCCGATGCCTTCAGTTTCGGCCCCGACGGCTATCTCTACGCGATCGCCAACCAACTCCAACACGCCCCGGCGTTCAATGCAGGGGACGATCGATCGCGATCGCCCTTCTACATCTTTCGCCTCAAACCGTTAGCCCCGGGAATCGTCGGACGCTAA